One genomic region from Terriglobus aquaticus encodes:
- a CDS encoding NCS2 family permease → MRAAIERYFDFERLGTTWRTEVLAGLTTFVTMAYIIFVNPAVLSKTGMPIAAVTAATCLCAAFGSVLMGVLARYPLALAPGMGLNAYFTYTVCLKMHVPWQTALGAVFLSGVVFLLLTLGGVRQLLVGAIPRELHAAVAGGIGLFIAFIGLTEAGIIVKDPATAVTLGNLRAPDTLLALFGLLLIAVLQALRVRASILIGIAGTVLTAFVLGRVHWQPQHYALHDLTATALQLDVRGALKLGGLEIIFVFLFVDLFDNIGTLIAVTKRAGLIDDEDRIPRLERIFFADATATVAGALTGTSTVCSYIESAAGVAAGGRTGVPAIVTGLCFLAALFVAPLVGPIPASATAPALIIVGALMLGSIAEIEWADPVVAIPAFLTLVVIPLSYSIANGLGIGLCAYAVLRLFSGRARRQDWLLFVLAAVFLARFAFLAAS, encoded by the coding sequence GTGCGCGCAGCGATCGAGCGCTACTTCGACTTCGAACGCCTTGGGACCACGTGGCGCACGGAGGTGCTGGCCGGGCTGACGACGTTTGTCACCATGGCCTACATCATCTTTGTGAACCCGGCGGTCCTGTCAAAGACAGGCATGCCGATTGCGGCGGTGACGGCGGCGACATGTTTGTGCGCGGCCTTTGGATCGGTGCTGATGGGCGTGCTGGCGCGGTATCCGCTGGCGCTGGCGCCGGGCATGGGGCTGAATGCGTACTTCACCTATACGGTTTGCCTGAAGATGCATGTGCCATGGCAGACGGCGCTGGGCGCGGTGTTTCTGTCGGGCGTGGTGTTTCTGCTGCTGACGTTGGGTGGTGTGCGGCAATTGCTGGTTGGGGCGATTCCGCGCGAACTGCACGCGGCGGTAGCGGGCGGTATCGGGCTGTTCATCGCGTTCATCGGGCTAACCGAGGCGGGCATCATCGTGAAGGACCCGGCGACGGCGGTGACGCTGGGTAACCTGCGCGCGCCGGATACGCTCCTGGCTCTGTTCGGGTTGTTGCTGATCGCGGTGCTGCAGGCGCTGCGGGTGCGGGCTTCGATCCTGATTGGGATCGCGGGGACGGTGCTGACGGCGTTTGTGCTGGGGCGCGTGCACTGGCAGCCGCAGCACTATGCGCTGCACGACCTGACGGCGACGGCGCTGCAGTTGGATGTGCGCGGGGCGCTGAAGCTGGGCGGGCTGGAGATTATCTTTGTGTTCCTGTTTGTCGACCTGTTCGACAACATCGGGACGCTGATCGCGGTGACCAAGCGAGCCGGACTGATTGACGATGAGGACCGCATTCCGCGGCTGGAGCGCATCTTCTTTGCGGATGCGACGGCGACCGTGGCAGGCGCTCTGACGGGAACGAGCACGGTGTGTTCGTACATCGAGTCGGCCGCGGGAGTGGCTGCAGGCGGACGAACCGGTGTGCCAGCGATTGTGACCGGGCTATGCTTTCTGGCGGCGCTGTTTGTGGCGCCGCTGGTCGGGCCGATCCCGGCGTCGGCGACGGCGCCGGCGCTGATCATCGTGGGCGCGCTGATGCTGGGCTCAATCGCGGAGATCGAGTGGGCAGACCCGGTGGTGGCGATCCCGGCGTTTCTCACGCTGGTGGTGATCCCGCTGAGCTACTCCATTGCGAACGGGCTGGGCATCGGGCTGTGCGCGTACGCGGTGCTGCGGCTGTTCAGTGGGCGCGCGCGGCGACAGGACTGGCTCTTGTTTGTCTTGGCGGCAGTGTTCCTGGCGCGGTTCGCGTTCCTGGCGGCGAGCTAG
- a CDS encoding MFS transporter, whose amino-acid sequence MATHAPAGIASAIRDLTPRQRNAFIACFLGWSLDAFDFFILTYCLSAVAADFHVTIKQVSEGLFWTLAMRPVGALLFGLLAERWGRKPTLMLNVVCFAVFECASAFAPTLTSLLVLRALFGIAMGGEWGVGAALAFETLPAKGRGFFSGLLQEGYNVGNLLAAAAYWLVFPHLHGTGMLTNWRVMFLLGALPALLVFYIRSGVDESPAWREREAGITPRKARATGLLQYAGTFAILILLMTAFACFSHGTQDLYPTFLEKGRGFTPAVVGKISVVANIGAILGGMGFGAFSERLGRRWTIILTSLMAIPMIPLWAWSHSAVMLAAGGFLMQVMVQGAWGIIPAHLNELSPPAVRAIVPGLTYQLGNLFASREAPIQAGLAATHFGGSLQPVLGWTVVVVALSVSLFTLLAGERKGQDLSSAH is encoded by the coding sequence ATGGCCACTCACGCACCCGCTGGAATCGCCTCCGCCATCCGTGACCTCACACCCCGCCAGCGGAATGCCTTCATTGCCTGCTTTCTCGGCTGGTCGCTGGACGCCTTCGACTTCTTCATCCTCACCTATTGCCTTTCCGCAGTTGCTGCCGACTTCCACGTCACCATCAAGCAGGTCTCCGAGGGCCTCTTCTGGACACTGGCCATGCGTCCTGTCGGCGCTCTTCTCTTTGGCTTACTGGCCGAGCGTTGGGGTCGCAAGCCCACGCTCATGCTCAACGTGGTCTGCTTTGCGGTCTTCGAGTGCGCCTCCGCCTTTGCACCCACGCTGACCAGCCTGCTTGTGCTGCGCGCCCTGTTCGGCATCGCCATGGGTGGCGAGTGGGGCGTCGGCGCCGCGCTCGCCTTTGAAACACTGCCAGCCAAGGGCCGCGGCTTCTTCAGCGGTCTGCTGCAGGAGGGCTACAACGTCGGCAACCTGCTCGCCGCGGCTGCCTACTGGCTTGTCTTTCCGCACCTGCACGGCACCGGCATGCTCACCAACTGGCGCGTCATGTTCCTTCTCGGCGCGCTTCCCGCGCTGCTCGTCTTCTACATTCGCAGCGGTGTGGACGAGTCACCCGCCTGGCGCGAGCGCGAAGCCGGCATCACTCCTCGGAAAGCCCGCGCCACCGGCCTCCTGCAGTACGCTGGCACGTTCGCCATTCTCATCCTGCTCATGACCGCCTTTGCCTGCTTCAGCCACGGCACGCAGGACCTCTACCCAACCTTTCTCGAGAAGGGCAGGGGCTTCACGCCCGCCGTTGTCGGCAAGATCTCCGTCGTTGCAAACATCGGCGCCATCCTCGGCGGCATGGGCTTTGGCGCCTTCTCCGAACGCCTCGGCCGGCGCTGGACCATCATCCTCACCTCGCTCATGGCGATCCCGATGATCCCGCTCTGGGCTTGGTCGCACAGCGCCGTCATGCTCGCCGCTGGCGGCTTCCTGATGCAGGTCATGGTCCAGGGTGCCTGGGGCATCATCCCCGCGCACCTCAACGAACTGTCTCCGCCGGCCGTCCGAGCCATCGTGCCTGGCCTCACGTACCAGCTCGGCAACCTCTTCGCCTCGCGCGAGGCGCCCATCCAGGCCGGCCTCGCCGCCACCCACTTCGGAGGCTCGCTACAACCCGTTTTGGGCTGGACTGTCGTCGTCGTCGCCCTCTCCGTTTCGCTCTTCACCTTGCTCGCCGGCGAGCGTAAAGGCCAGGACCTCTCGTCCGCACACTAG
- the yihA gene encoding ribosome biogenesis GTP-binding protein YihA/YsxC — MRLRAQFLLSAFAAGQFPTAAKTGGAPEVAFLGRSNVGKSSLINALLSETQARVSSTPGRTRSINFFGLYEEAASGKVKALPSLVFADLPGYGYAKISKSISAEWPAFIDPYLAERPELKLCCCLVDTNIPPQASDGQLIDFLREVGREFVVIGTKSDRLSSNALAKSVAALKREHGVEAVIPCSAKLGKQDKGLRQLWERLLALQGSSAELG; from the coding sequence ATGCGGCTACGCGCACAGTTCTTGTTGTCGGCCTTTGCGGCGGGCCAGTTCCCCACTGCCGCGAAGACGGGCGGGGCGCCCGAGGTGGCGTTCCTGGGCCGGTCGAATGTGGGCAAGTCGAGCCTGATCAATGCCCTGCTGAGCGAGACGCAGGCGCGGGTGTCATCGACGCCGGGGCGAACGCGGTCGATCAATTTCTTTGGTTTGTATGAAGAGGCCGCGAGCGGCAAGGTGAAGGCGTTGCCGTCGCTGGTGTTTGCGGATTTGCCGGGGTATGGGTACGCGAAGATTTCGAAGTCGATCAGCGCGGAATGGCCGGCATTCATCGATCCATACCTCGCGGAGCGGCCGGAGTTGAAGCTGTGCTGCTGCCTGGTGGACACGAACATTCCGCCGCAGGCGAGCGACGGGCAGTTGATCGACTTCCTGCGCGAGGTAGGTCGCGAGTTTGTGGTGATCGGGACGAAGAGCGACCGGCTGTCGAGCAACGCGCTGGCGAAGTCGGTGGCGGCGCTGAAGCGCGAGCATGGCGTGGAGGCGGTGATTCCCTGCTCTGCCAAGCTGGGCAAGCAGGACAAGGGCCTGCGGCAATTGTGGGAGCGCCTGCTGGCGCTGCAGGGTTCCTCGGCGGAGCTTGGGTAA
- a CDS encoding response regulator transcription factor — translation MTANGPINPTTEAAPSPEIRVILADSQAIYRVGMRKVFAVEDDIRVVAQAETLNNLYTALQRFPTDVVVLEGQLLAGTIDAIPELVRRAPDAKIIVQVVEVDESTTVELYRRGVRGVVPRSISPDMLIKCIRKIAAGETWIDNQSVGWVIEAYRSQAQQLTSPRAQLKFSPKELAVISCITRGMRNKEIAYQVGTTEQVIKNYLRKIYDKLGVSDRLELALYCMHHQLLKQYPADAMFDLAGDPVAEPLSVRM, via the coding sequence ATGACTGCAAATGGCCCCATCAACCCCACTACCGAAGCCGCACCCAGCCCTGAGATCCGGGTCATCCTTGCAGACTCGCAGGCCATCTACCGCGTCGGCATGCGCAAGGTCTTCGCCGTCGAAGACGACATTCGAGTCGTTGCCCAGGCTGAAACCCTGAACAACCTCTACACCGCACTGCAGCGCTTTCCGACCGATGTCGTCGTGCTCGAGGGACAGTTGCTCGCCGGCACCATCGACGCCATCCCGGAGCTGGTGCGCCGCGCGCCGGACGCCAAGATCATCGTCCAGGTTGTGGAAGTGGACGAATCCACCACGGTCGAGCTCTACCGCCGCGGCGTCCGCGGCGTCGTGCCCCGCTCCATCTCGCCAGACATGCTGATCAAGTGCATCCGCAAGATCGCTGCGGGCGAAACGTGGATCGATAACCAGTCCGTAGGGTGGGTCATCGAGGCCTACCGTTCTCAAGCGCAGCAGCTCACTTCGCCACGCGCTCAGCTCAAGTTTTCGCCCAAGGAGCTTGCCGTCATCTCCTGTATCACCCGCGGCATGCGCAACAAGGAGATCGCGTACCAGGTCGGCACCACCGAACAAGTGATTAAGAACTACCTACGGAAGATCTACGACAAGCTCGGCGTCTCCGACCGCCTGGAGCTGGCTCTCTACTGCATGCACCACCAACTGCTGAAGCAGTATCCCGCCGACGCCATGTTCGACCTGGCGGGCGATCCCGTGGCCGAACCCCTCAGCGTCCGCATGTAA
- a CDS encoding PilZ domain-containing protein — translation MPAPPPAVNDPLRASVRFPLQLPVQLHAGEAVVAATTVDVSATGMLFTSEDVLEVGTELDWELLLPAEAMGTAADISVLCHGRVVWVQHEPPTRMAVMIDQYRMKENAP, via the coding sequence GTGCCGGCGCCACCTCCCGCCGTCAACGACCCATTGCGCGCCTCGGTTCGCTTTCCGCTGCAGTTGCCCGTTCAACTTCACGCTGGCGAAGCCGTAGTCGCTGCAACTACCGTCGACGTGTCCGCCACAGGCATGCTGTTTACCTCGGAAGATGTGCTCGAGGTAGGCACGGAATTGGATTGGGAACTGTTACTGCCCGCTGAAGCCATGGGCACAGCGGCCGACATCAGCGTCCTCTGCCACGGTCGTGTCGTTTGGGTCCAGCACGAACCACCCACTCGCATGGCCGTGATGATCGATCAGTACCGGATGAAGGAGAATGCGCCATGA
- a CDS encoding DsbA family protein, with the protein MKLPAILLCAAALTASVAIAQGTPASPTAQTTPAAPADIFPPANPKFFDAASPTTAEVNAFLNVIWGYDQNRTWRVEAIQKTRAANVAKVTVFVADKSQGNKVESLRFFTTPDGKHAIADAVFSFGPHPYDDLRAMLAQRADGPSRGSANKTLELVEFADLQCPHCKEAAPVIADLQRDFPGAHFVFQNFPLVDIHPFAGQGAAYGNCVAQAKGDAAFYTYIDNVFAHQESLTPELGQQTLDNAVTAAGADPAAVKACAASPAAQAKVAAQIKLAEDADIEQTPTLVINGHPLAFGAIPYEQLKQIIAWDAKQTGAASALAAK; encoded by the coding sequence ATGAAGCTGCCTGCCATCCTTCTCTGCGCCGCCGCCCTCACCGCCTCCGTGGCCATCGCGCAGGGCACACCTGCGAGCCCCACTGCCCAGACCACCCCGGCCGCGCCCGCCGACATCTTCCCGCCAGCGAATCCGAAGTTCTTCGACGCCGCGTCGCCGACCACCGCCGAGGTGAACGCCTTCCTGAACGTGATTTGGGGCTACGACCAGAACCGCACCTGGCGCGTCGAGGCCATCCAGAAAACCCGCGCGGCCAATGTCGCCAAGGTGACCGTCTTCGTCGCCGACAAGAGCCAGGGCAACAAGGTGGAAAGCCTGCGCTTCTTCACCACGCCCGACGGCAAGCACGCCATCGCCGACGCCGTATTTTCCTTCGGACCGCACCCCTATGACGATCTGCGCGCCATGCTCGCTCAGCGCGCCGACGGCCCGTCGCGCGGCTCCGCCAACAAGACGCTCGAACTCGTCGAGTTCGCCGACCTTCAGTGCCCGCACTGCAAGGAAGCCGCGCCCGTCATCGCCGACCTTCAGCGCGACTTCCCGGGCGCACACTTTGTGTTCCAGAACTTCCCGCTTGTCGACATCCATCCCTTCGCCGGCCAGGGTGCTGCCTACGGCAACTGCGTCGCGCAAGCCAAGGGCGATGCGGCCTTCTACACCTACATCGACAACGTCTTCGCGCACCAGGAGTCGCTCACGCCCGAGCTCGGCCAGCAGACCCTGGACAACGCCGTAACAGCCGCCGGTGCAGACCCCGCCGCCGTCAAGGCCTGCGCCGCCTCACCCGCCGCCCAGGCCAAGGTCGCCGCGCAGATCAAGCTGGCCGAAGACGCCGACATCGAGCAGACCCCGACCCTCGTCATCAACGGGCACCCGCTCGCCTTTGGCGCGATCCCCTACGAACAGCTCAAGCAGATCATCGCCTGGGACGCCAAACAAACCGGAGCCGCCTCCGCTCTCGCCGCCAAGTAG
- a CDS encoding YceI family protein, whose amino-acid sequence MIQSVRRFATGAAVLLAGLAVPAAFAQASTWTIDPAHSGVEFSIKHLGVSTVRGSFSGVTGTVVWDDKNVGASHVEAVIDAKTVNTGQEKRDEHLKSPDFFDVNQYPTLTFKSTSVKRNGDGKLQIVGDLKLGGQTKPVTLDVDGPAAPQKGMGGKLVSGFSAVGTIKRSDFNFGQKYGAPTLGDEVRFTIDLEVAKQ is encoded by the coding sequence ATGATTCAGAGCGTTCGTCGCTTTGCGACCGGAGCCGCGGTGCTGCTCGCGGGGCTTGCTGTACCCGCTGCGTTTGCGCAGGCGTCCACATGGACGATCGACCCGGCGCACTCGGGCGTGGAGTTCTCAATCAAGCACCTGGGTGTCAGCACGGTGCGCGGAAGCTTTTCGGGCGTGACCGGAACCGTGGTGTGGGACGACAAGAACGTCGGCGCCTCGCACGTGGAGGCCGTGATCGATGCGAAGACGGTGAACACCGGCCAGGAAAAGCGGGATGAGCACCTGAAGAGTCCGGACTTTTTCGATGTGAATCAGTACCCGACGCTTACGTTCAAATCGACCAGTGTGAAGCGCAACGGCGACGGCAAGTTGCAGATTGTGGGCGATCTGAAGCTGGGCGGACAGACGAAGCCGGTGACCCTGGATGTGGACGGTCCCGCGGCGCCGCAGAAGGGCATGGGCGGCAAGCTGGTCAGCGGTTTCTCGGCCGTGGGTACGATCAAGCGCAGCGACTTCAACTTCGGGCAGAAGTACGGCGCGCCCACGCTGGGCGACGAAGTACGGTTCACCATCGACCTGGAAGTGGCGAAGCAGTAA
- the phoU gene encoding phosphate signaling complex protein PhoU: protein MPRIHFQQQLATLKDKLLAMAALAQQSLELSVEAFLTRDAALCDHVLDIEQAINAAERDVNLMACELFAKQQPMAIDLRFLIAVLRINGDLERISDQAANTVKQCRALMEVEPDGLNPEELPGDIAGMGDIARRMIRNAIRALLNADPDLAEEVLTMDDDIDRLNRDSQAALLDAMQQNPDRTDQALNSIIVCRNLERSADHATNIAEDVIFWVRGSDVRHSFSVSEQASAAVA from the coding sequence TTGCCACGCATTCACTTCCAGCAACAGCTCGCCACGCTCAAGGACAAGCTCCTGGCCATGGCCGCGCTCGCGCAGCAATCGCTGGAGCTGAGTGTCGAGGCCTTCCTGACCCGCGACGCCGCACTTTGCGACCACGTCCTCGACATCGAGCAGGCCATCAACGCCGCCGAGCGCGACGTGAACCTAATGGCCTGCGAGCTCTTCGCCAAACAGCAGCCCATGGCCATCGACCTCCGCTTCCTCATCGCCGTCCTCCGCATCAACGGCGACCTGGAGCGGATCAGCGACCAGGCGGCAAACACGGTAAAGCAGTGCCGCGCGCTTATGGAAGTCGAGCCCGACGGCCTCAACCCCGAGGAACTGCCCGGCGACATTGCAGGTATGGGCGACATCGCCCGCCGCATGATCCGCAACGCCATCCGCGCCCTGCTCAACGCTGACCCGGACCTTGCCGAAGAAGTGCTCACCATGGACGACGACATCGACCGCCTGAACCGCGACTCGCAGGCGGCGCTGCTCGACGCCATGCAGCAGAACCCCGACCGCACCGACCAGGCGCTGAACTCCATCATTGTCTGCCGCAACCTGGAACGCAGCGCCGACCACGCCACCAACATCGCCGAAGACGTCATCTTCTGGGTCCGCGGCTCTGACGTTCGCCACAGCTTCTCCGTCAGCGAGCAAGCCTCCGCGGCGGTGGCGTAA
- a CDS encoding NAD+ synthase produces MKIALAQLNPTVGDFAGNVRDMLRAAEAAAQQGARLVLFPELAVCGYPPKDLIESSDFLHAAQRAADQITAASARPDMPAMLFGCPLPFEKRPGKLAKNVAILCANGEVLLEQQKMLLPFYDVFDEQRYFEPGTEQHLVELDGEVLAITVCEDAWNDKDFWPERWYENDPVDRLMHQRMPDGRAPQIILNISASPYWEGKEAIRREMLAAVARRHNVPVAMCNQVGGNDSLLFDGGSFALRCDGELAAHARTFETDLVFFDSTCDQPALVPNSEPDIAQDWQALVLGTRDYLHKTGFTQGLVGLSGGIDSALVAAIAVEALGEENVFGIGMPSEFSSGHSIDDARELASNLGIRFELLPIRPGVDAMSSVLDPVFHGTPFGLAEENLQSRLRGVLLMAVSNKFGHLVLTTGNKSEMATGYCTLYGDMAGALAVIGDVWKTRVYQLAHYANRNGIVIPENTISKPPSAELRPGQLDTDSLPPYEILDPLLQAYVERYESAEQIATAQHLDLALVERVLRLVQRSEYKRQQAAPILKITRKSFGPGRRFPLAAKFSNSNAPLPSAMSS; encoded by the coding sequence ATGAAGATCGCGCTCGCCCAGCTCAACCCCACGGTCGGCGACTTCGCCGGCAATGTGCGAGATATGCTCCGGGCAGCGGAGGCCGCCGCCCAACAGGGCGCCCGCCTCGTCCTCTTTCCGGAACTCGCCGTCTGCGGCTACCCGCCCAAAGACCTCATCGAGAGCAGCGATTTCCTACACGCCGCCCAGCGCGCCGCCGACCAGATCACCGCGGCGTCAGCCCGCCCCGACATGCCGGCAATGCTCTTCGGCTGCCCGCTCCCCTTCGAGAAACGACCCGGCAAGCTCGCGAAAAATGTCGCAATCCTCTGCGCCAACGGAGAGGTCCTGCTGGAGCAGCAGAAAATGCTCTTGCCGTTCTACGACGTCTTCGACGAACAACGCTACTTCGAACCCGGCACCGAGCAGCATCTGGTCGAACTCGACGGCGAGGTCCTCGCCATCACCGTCTGCGAAGACGCTTGGAACGACAAGGATTTCTGGCCCGAGCGCTGGTACGAGAACGACCCCGTCGACCGCCTGATGCACCAGCGCATGCCCGATGGCCGCGCCCCTCAGATCATCCTCAACATCTCCGCGTCACCGTACTGGGAGGGCAAGGAAGCGATCCGCCGCGAGATGCTGGCCGCGGTCGCCCGCCGCCACAACGTTCCCGTAGCCATGTGCAACCAGGTCGGCGGCAACGATAGCCTGCTGTTCGACGGCGGCTCGTTCGCTCTGCGTTGCGACGGCGAGCTCGCCGCGCACGCCAGGACCTTCGAGACCGATCTCGTCTTCTTCGACAGCACCTGTGACCAGCCCGCGCTAGTGCCCAACTCCGAGCCCGACATCGCGCAGGATTGGCAGGCGCTCGTCCTGGGCACCCGCGACTACCTGCACAAGACCGGCTTCACGCAGGGCCTGGTCGGCCTCAGCGGCGGCATCGATTCCGCGCTGGTCGCGGCCATCGCGGTCGAAGCGCTCGGCGAGGAGAACGTCTTCGGCATCGGCATGCCCAGCGAGTTCTCCTCCGGCCACTCCATCGACGACGCACGCGAACTCGCCAGCAATCTCGGCATCCGCTTCGAGCTCCTCCCCATCCGCCCCGGGGTCGACGCGATGTCCTCCGTGCTCGACCCCGTCTTCCACGGCACGCCCTTCGGTCTTGCCGAGGAAAACCTGCAATCGCGCCTGCGCGGCGTCCTGCTCATGGCCGTCTCCAACAAGTTCGGCCACCTCGTCCTGACCACCGGGAACAAGAGCGAAATGGCCACCGGCTATTGCACGCTCTACGGCGACATGGCCGGCGCGCTCGCCGTCATTGGCGACGTCTGGAAGACACGCGTTTACCAGCTCGCGCACTACGCCAATCGCAACGGCATCGTCATTCCCGAAAACACCATCAGCAAGCCGCCGTCCGCCGAGCTTCGCCCGGGTCAGCTCGACACCGACTCGCTTCCGCCATACGAGATCCTCGATCCGCTTTTGCAGGCCTACGTCGAGCGCTACGAGTCGGCGGAACAGATTGCGACAGCACAACACCTCGATCTCGCTCTCGTCGAGCGCGTCCTTCGCCTCGTCCAGCGCAGCGAATACAAGCGCCAGCAGGCCGCACCTATCCTCAAGATCACCCGCAAAAGCTTCGGCCCCGGCCGCCGCTTTCCACTTGCCGCAAAGTTCAGCAACAGCAACGCGCCGCTCCCTTCCGCAATGTCATCCTGA